CTTCGCGCTCATCACGGTGATCGCCGTGAACGTGTGGATCGGGATCCCGTTCAACACGACGATCCTCTACGGCGGCCTGCAGGACATCCCGCCGGAGCTGTACGAGGCCGGGTCCCTCGACGGGGCCACCGGCTGGAAGGGCTTCCGCCACATCACCTGGCCGCTGCTGCGACCCGTGGTGGGCGTGGTGCTCGTGCTCGGCGTCGTCTACACGATCAAGGTGCTCGACATCATCCTCGGCCTCACGAACGGCGGGCCCGCGAACTCGACGCAGACCATCGCGACGCAGTCGTACACGCTCTCGTTCCAGCAGTTCGACTTCGGGTCGGGCGCCGCCCTGAGCAACATCCTCATCGCCATCTCGGCGGTGTTCGCGGTGGTCTACCTCCGCGCCAACAGGAAGGCCGTCGATGACTGACACCGCCGCCCGTGCCGCCCGTGCCGCCCGTCCTGCCCTGCCGCGGCCCGTGGGCTCGCGGAAGCCGCGCGCGGACCGCAGCTGGGTCTCCACGGTGATCGGCGTCGTGATCCTCGCCGTGATGCTGTTCCCCGTCTACTGGATGGTCAACATCTCGCTGCAGCCCGCCGGCCCCGCCATCCAGGCGGCCTGGTTCCCGTTCGAGGCGCAGTTCCAGGGCTACGCGACCGCGCTCTCGGAGCAGGGGCGGGCGCTCGGCACGAGCCTGGTGATCGCGCTCGGCAGCGTGGTGCTGAGCCTCGCGATCGCGACCCCGGCGGCGTACGCGCTCGCGCAGTTCCGCTTCCGGTGGATCGACGTGGTGCTGTTCGGGATCCTCATCTCGCAGATGATCCCGGGCATCGTCGTCGCCAACGCGCTCTACGCGGCGTACAACGACCTGGGGCTGCTCAACTCGATCCCGGGCCTGATCCTCGCGGACTCCACCGCGGGCATCCCGTTCGCGATCCTCATCATGCGGGCGTTCATGGCGGGCATCCCGCCGTCGATCATCGAGGCCGCGAAGGTCGACGGCGCCGGGAACTTCCGGGCCTTCCGCTCGATCGTCCTGCCCGTGAGCCTCAACGCCGTGATCACGGCCGGGCTCTTCACGTTCCTCTTCACCTGGAGCGACTTCCTGTTCGCGCTGACTCTCACGACGACCGACGACGTGCGCCCCATCACGCTCGGGATCTACCAGTACATCGGCACGTACACCGCCGACTGGAGCACGGTGATGGCGACGGCGGTGCTCGCCTCGCTGCCGGCGATCATCCTGCTCCTCGCGGCGCAGCGCTTCATCGCGGCAGGGGCGACGGGCGGCGCGGTCAAGTGATCCGGCTCCCGCACGCCCGCGCCCCCGACGGCCCTCCCGCCGCCTCCGACACCCGCACCACCCCATCAGAAGGAAGACCATGACCGACCCGACCTCCCCGCTCCGCGTCACCGTCTGGGGCGAGAACCGCCACGAGCAGATCGAGCAGCACGTCCGCGACCGCTACCCGACCGGGATGCACGGCGCCGTCGCCGAGGGCGTGCAGGAGAACCTGCCCGACGCGCACGTCGAGATCGCGACCATGGACCAGCCCGAGCACGGCCTCACCGAGGAGCTGCTCGCCCGCACCGACGTCCTCACCTGGTGGGGCCACGCGGCCCACGCCGAGGTGGACGACCAGGTCGTCGAGCGGGTGCACCGCCACGTGCTCGACGGCATGGGCCTCATCGTGCTGCACTCCGGGCACTGGTCGAAGATCTTCACGAAGCTCATGGGCACGACCTGCACCCTCCGCTGGCGCAGCGAGCACGACCGCGAGCTGGTGTGGACCGTGAACCCGCAGCACCCCATCACCCGCGGCGTCCCCAACCCCATCGTCATCGACGAGCAGGAGATGTACGGCGAGTACTTCGACGTTCCCACGCCCGACGAGCTCGTCTTCATTTCGGGCTTCACGGGCGGCGAGGTGTTCCGCAGCGGCATGACCTACCGCCGCGGCTTCGGCCGGATCTTCTTCTTCTCGCCCGGCGACCAGGACTTCCCCGTGTACCACCACCCGGACGTGCGCCGCGTGATCGCGAACGCCTGCGAGTGGGCGCGGCCCGACCGCCGCGAGACGCCCACGCTGCTGCGCTACGAGCTCGGCGAGTACTACGACGGCACCGACTACGCCGGGGCGCTCGAGCGATGACGGCCGGTGACGCGCGCACGGGCCCGGCTCACCGGATCGTCGCGCCCGCCGACGGCGCGCGCCTGCGGGTCGTGCAGGTCGGCGCGGGCGGCATGGGGCAGGCGTGGCTGAAGACCATCGCGGAGGATCCCGACGTCGAGCTCGTGGGCGTCGTCGACCTCGACGAGCAGGCGGCCCGCGCGGGTGCCGCGGCGCACGGGGCATCCGCGGAGGCGTCCACCGACCTCGGTCAGCTGATCGCGCGGCTGCGGCCCGACGCGGTGATCGACGTCACCATCCCGCGCGCGCACCACCCCGTCACCACGCAGGCGCTGTTCGCCGGGATCCCGGTGCTCGGCGAGAAGCCCGTCGCGCTCACGGTCGCCGAGGGGCTGTCGCTCGCGGCGGCCGCGGAGATCACGGGCGAGCTGTTCATGGTCAGCCAGTCGCGCCGCTACAACGACCACCTCGTCGCCCTGAAGCGGCGGGCGGCCGACCTCGGCGGCGTCGGCATCGTCACGACGGAGTTCTTCAAGGCCCCGCACTTCGGCGGGTTCCGCGAGGAGATGGACGACGTGCTGCTGCTCGACATGGCGGTGCACCAGTTCGACGCCGTGCGGTACCTGCTCGACGCGGATCCCGTGAGCGTCTACTGCGAGTCGTACAACCCCGCGTGGAGCTGGTACCGCGGCGACGCGGGCGCCACCGTGGTCTTCGCGTTCGAGGGCGGCGTGCGCTACGTCTACACGGGCAGCTGGTGCAGCCCGGGCGCGGAGACGTCGTGGAACGGATCCTGGCGGGTGAGCGGCGCCCACGGCACCGCGCTGTGGGACGGCGACCACGACCCGACGAGCGAGATCGCGGACGCGCCCGACGGCCCGCCCGCGGAGCCCGCGGCCGCCGGGTCGGTGGGGGTCGAGATCGCCGGATCGCTGCGCGCCTTCGTGCGCGCGCTGCGCACGGGGGAGCGGCCGCACGGCGAGGTGCACGGCAACGTGATGAGCCTCGCGATGGTGGAGGCCGCGATCGAGTCGAAGGACACGGGCCGGCGGCTCGCGATCGACGACGTGCTCGAGCGCGCGTACGCGACCGCGCTCGCCGACGAGCGGCGCGACGACGTGCGCGCCCGGCTCGAGGCGTGGCGCGAGCGGGGCGTGCGGGAGACGCTCCAGGGGCCGCCGGCGTCCGCGGGTGCCGCGGGCGTCGCCGCCGTCGTCCGCCCGGCTGCCGCCGGGTAGCCTCGTCGGGTGGGGATCCAGTGACCGGGCACGAGGCGGGCGACGCCGCGCGCGCGCCCGAGCCGCCAGCCCCGGTCCAGGACCCCGCCCGGCTGGCCCGCGCCGTGCCGCTCGCGCCGGATCCGCGCTCCCGCGAGATCCCGCCGACCGGCGACGCCCGCTCCCGCGGCACCACGCCCGACCACGTCCGCCGCTCCAACCTCGCGACCGTGCTCCAGATCGTGCACGAGACTGGCCCCGCGTCCCGCTCCGAGCTGACGCGCGAGACCGGCCTCAACCGCTCCACCATCGCCGCGCTCGTGGGGGAGCTGCAGGAGCTCGGGCTCGTGGTCGAGTCGGAGCCGCCCGGCACCAACCGGGTCGGGCGGCCGAGCCCCATCGTCTCGGCCGATCCGCGCGTGGTCGTCTTCGCGGTGAACCCCGAGATCGACGCCGTCACCGTGGGGCTCGTCGGCCTCGACGGCGTGGTACAGCAGCGGATCCGCCGCGACACCGCCGGGATCCCCACGGCCGCGCGGGCCGCCGAGCTCGCCGGCGCGATCATCGCCGAGCTGCGCGCGGAGCTCTGCGCGACGCGGCCCGACGCGCGCGTGCTCGGCATCGGCGTCGCGGTCCCGGGCCTCGTGCGCTTCGACGGCGGCATCGTGCGCCTCGCGCCGCACCTCGGCTGGGTCGACGAGCCGTTCGCCGCGCTCCTCGCCGAGGCCACCGGGCTGCCCGCACTCGCCGCCAAC
This window of the Clavibacter sepedonicus genome carries:
- a CDS encoding carbohydrate ABC transporter permease; protein product: MTDTAARAARAARPALPRPVGSRKPRADRSWVSTVIGVVILAVMLFPVYWMVNISLQPAGPAIQAAWFPFEAQFQGYATALSEQGRALGTSLVIALGSVVLSLAIATPAAYALAQFRFRWIDVVLFGILISQMIPGIVVANALYAAYNDLGLLNSIPGLILADSTAGIPFAILIMRAFMAGIPPSIIEAAKVDGAGNFRAFRSIVLPVSLNAVITAGLFTFLFTWSDFLFALTLTTTDDVRPITLGIYQYIGTYTADWSTVMATAVLASLPAIILLLAAQRFIAAGATGGAVK
- a CDS encoding ThuA domain-containing protein, encoding MTDPTSPLRVTVWGENRHEQIEQHVRDRYPTGMHGAVAEGVQENLPDAHVEIATMDQPEHGLTEELLARTDVLTWWGHAAHAEVDDQVVERVHRHVLDGMGLIVLHSGHWSKIFTKLMGTTCTLRWRSEHDRELVWTVNPQHPITRGVPNPIVIDEQEMYGEYFDVPTPDELVFISGFTGGEVFRSGMTYRRGFGRIFFFSPGDQDFPVYHHPDVRRVIANACEWARPDRRETPTLLRYELGEYYDGTDYAGALER
- a CDS encoding Gfo/Idh/MocA family protein encodes the protein MTAGDARTGPAHRIVAPADGARLRVVQVGAGGMGQAWLKTIAEDPDVELVGVVDLDEQAARAGAAAHGASAEASTDLGQLIARLRPDAVIDVTIPRAHHPVTTQALFAGIPVLGEKPVALTVAEGLSLAAAAEITGELFMVSQSRRYNDHLVALKRRAADLGGVGIVTTEFFKAPHFGGFREEMDDVLLLDMAVHQFDAVRYLLDADPVSVYCESYNPAWSWYRGDAGATVVFAFEGGVRYVYTGSWCSPGAETSWNGSWRVSGAHGTALWDGDHDPTSEIADAPDGPPAEPAAAGSVGVEIAGSLRAFVRALRTGERPHGEVHGNVMSLAMVEAAIESKDTGRRLAIDDVLERAYATALADERRDDVRARLEAWRERGVRETLQGPPASAGAAGVAAVVRPAAAG
- a CDS encoding ROK family transcriptional regulator, whose product is MTGHEAGDAARAPEPPAPVQDPARLARAVPLAPDPRSREIPPTGDARSRGTTPDHVRRSNLATVLQIVHETGPASRSELTRETGLNRSTIAALVGELQELGLVVESEPPGTNRVGRPSPIVSADPRVVVFAVNPEIDAVTVGLVGLDGVVQQRIRRDTAGIPTAARAAELAGAIIAELRAELCATRPDARVLGIGVAVPGLVRFDGGIVRLAPHLGWVDEPFAALLAEATGLPALAANDASLAAVAEGRFGSGRDVDDLVYLNGGASGVGGGVLIGRRPFGGAEGYGGELGHTLVDSGGELCHCGAVGCLETTVGQDALLEVTGLPRARADELGDVLAAALEAGDPAITAEVERQIANLAVALRNVVNIFNPSLVVLGGFLGSLHAADPDRILARATAQALPGAREALRIRRAALGPDRLMIGAAELAFARVLVDPSGVMRAAADAERSTA